A window of the Henckelia pumila isolate YLH828 chromosome 3, ASM3356847v2, whole genome shotgun sequence genome harbors these coding sequences:
- the LOC140889297 gene encoding uncharacterized protein — MRELQNQLQDHLDKGYILPSVLPRGAQVLFVKKKDGSIRLCIDYLQLNQETVMNKYPLPWIDDLFDQLKVLKSTFSISVQYSDTEREAINFSQIAKPLTQQMRKDIPFIWTSECEESFHELRRRFNTAPVLALPSGLGGLVVHTDAYLQGLGCVLSQRGHVISYASRQLKTHEENYPEQQGVHVSSVLAKPALYTRIRESQAIDLKMQKLARLAQDGNISGFYLKNDGLLCLFECVVVPDDSTLTEDILSQTHRQSRISTTGGLLQSLNITEWKWDHVTMDFVIQLLMSSRNCDTIWVVVVRLLKSAHFWPYNRDFTFDRISRLYVQEVVRLHGIPLSIVSDRDLRFTSRFWGSFHRALGTTLSLSTAYHPETDGQSERTILTL, encoded by the exons ATGCGAGAGTTGCAGAATCAACTTCAAGATcatcttgataagggctacatacTGCCGAGTGTTTTGCCAAGGGGAGCCCAAGTTTTATTtgttaagaagaaagatggatcgattcGTCTTTGCATAGACTATCTACAACTTAACCAAGAAACGGTGatgaataagtatcctcttccgtggatagatgatctgtttgatcagttgaAGG TGTTGAAGAGCACATTTTCCATCTCCGTACAGTATTCAGATACTGAGAGAGAGGCAATT AACTTTTCTCAGATTGCTAAGCCTTTGACGCAGCAGATGAGGAAGGATATACCTTTCATTTGGACGTCAGAGTGCGAGGAGAGTTTTCACGAGTTGCGACGCCGTTTTAATACAGCTCCGGTGTTGGCTCTACCATCTGGATTAGGTGGTTTGGTAGTTCACACCGATGCTTatctccagggtttgggatgtgtgttaTCGCAGAGAGGTCATGTTATATCCTATGCCTCTAGGCAATTGAAGACtcatgaggagaactatccc GAACAGCAGGGAGTTCACGTTTCTTCAGTTCTTGCCAAACCAGCCTTGTATACTCGTATACGTGAGTCGCAGGCCATTGATCTGAAGATGCAGAAGTTAGCCCGATTGGCTCAGGATGGAAATATTTCTGGGTTTTATTTGAAGAATgatggtttgttgtgtctttTTGAATGTGTGGTAGTTCCTGATGATTCCACATTGACAGAGGATATTCTGTCTCAGACTCACC gtcaaagcAGAATTTCGACGACCGGTGGATTGCTTCAGAGTTTAAATATcactgagtggaagtgggatcatgtgacgatggattttgtcatccAATTGCtgatgtcttccaggaattgtgatacCATATGGGTTGTTGTTGTTCGACTGTTGAAGTCCGCGCATTTTTGGCCTTACAATAGGGACTTTACTTTCGATCGAATTTCACGTCTATACGTGCAAGAGGTTGTTCGTCTGCATGGTATtccattgagcattgtcagcgacaGAGATCTGAGGTTTACctctaggttttggggtagctttcACAGAGCTCTTGGCACTACTCTGagtctgagtacagcttatcacccGGAGACCGACGGGCAGAGTGAGAGGACTATTCTTACTCTCTAG
- the LOC140889298 gene encoding uncharacterized protein: MAPFEALHGRRCRTPLFLDEVGERQVESPHMIHQMTDTVELIRKRIKAAQYRQASYANTHRRPLHFEVGENVLLRVSPFRKVMRFGLKGKLLPRFIGPFKRLEKVGDVAYHLALPPYLSSIHVMFHVSLMRQYVADDLHIFHPTEVQLDQDQSYVEKPLRILDRKDKVLRKKRIPLVMVQWQHRGTEEETWELESRMRVENPELFLCFVLFFVIKICIL; the protein is encoded by the coding sequence atggcaccattcgagGCTTTAcatggacgccgttgtcgtacgCCTTTGTTTTTGGATGAAGTTGGAGAGCGTCAAGTTGAAAGTCCACATATGATCCATCAGATGACCGATACAGTGGAATTGATCCGTAAgaggattaaggcagcccaatatcgacaggctagctatgctaacactcaTCGCAGACCTCtacattttgaggtaggagagaACGTGCTTCTTCGAGTGTCACcgttccggaaggtgatgagatttggactcAAAGGAAAGTTGTTgccaagatttattggtccgttcAAGAGACTCGAGAAggttggagacgtggcttatcatctagctttgccaccgtatctttcCAGTATCCATGTTATGTTTCACGTGTCCTTGATGAGGCAGTACGTGGCAGATGACTTGCACATCTTTCATCCAACTGAGGTGCAATTGGATCAGGACCAGTCCTATGTGGAAAAACCTCTTAGGATTCTTGATAGAAAGGACAAGGTTCTTCGCAAGAAGCGCATACCTCTAGTGATGGTGCAATGGCAGCATAGGGGaactgaagaagaaacttgggagCTAGAGAGCCGGATGCGAGTTGAGAATCCAGAGttgtttttatgttttgtaCTTTTCTTTGTAATCAAGATTTGTATTTTGTAA